The nucleotide sequence AACAATGCCCCACTTATTCCGAAACGGACATAATTCATCCATTCGATTTGTGAAAATTTAATGCCTTGCATCATGATCAATGCTGTATACGTAACAGAATAGGTGGCGATAATCCAAAGAACAGCCCTAAAGAGTGTTCCCCGACGATAAATGGCTTGCACATTGACTATTCCGACAATTCCTGCAATAAAATTCAGGAAAATAAATTCAAACCCGTTAGGTGCCAAAAAGCCGATCAATAATGTGGATACCATGAAAATAAACGTTGCCGTACGGGCATCGAAAAAAGTACATATAATAATAGGTATCAATATAAAAGGAAGATTATACAAGCTGAAATATCCATTACGCACCACCAAACAGGATATCCCGACAAACATAACCATCATCAGCAGGAGAAAACCTGTCCGCAATGTACTCCGGAATATATCCTTACGGAAAAACATCAGGTAAATGTATACCAGCATAAAACAAAGCGTAATGACGGATATCTGCCCTACAAGTATCTGGCTGAAATTACCGGATGTGCCTACCTTATGTTCAAATTCATACTTTAATGAAGTCAACTGAATGAACTTTTCATCATTGACGATCTCTCCATTAGCAATTATTTTACGATTAGTGGGTATCACTCCTTTTGTAGGAGATATCTTTTTTATACTTTCAGATTTGGCAGTATTGGTAATTTCTGCATTATAAAAAACATTGGGCTGGAGAAATTCATTCAAATCAAGACCTTTCAGAAAATTCCGTTCCTCTTCATGCTCCATCAGGTCCAATTGACTTATAATTAAACTATAAGCCGTTTTCGGAGTAAATACATCACTTCGATTCATTTCTTCTCCGACATTGTTTCTGATGATCATCACCTGTTTGGATAAGTTATCCGAAGAAGGCTGATCGCCTTGAAAAATTCCGGTCTTATACACAGAATCCAGTAAGGATAATCCTTTTTCGTACAGGTATTTTTTCTTGTAAGTATTTAAATGACCATTTTCCCAATGTGTATTAAATACTTTTTGGTAAGCTGATTTCTGTTGTTCGGCAATCTCAGGACGATAATTATAATATTCAGCAAAGGAACGAAGAATACTATCTGTTTCCGTGGCTATTTCAGATTCCGATTTTAGAATAGGTACATCAAACGGCGCATACAGATCTTTGTGCCCCCATATCTTTCCCTTCTGAAATTCATACGGATATTTTCCTTCCCTGGGAAACAATAAACAAATAACAACAACACTTATGATATACAACAATATAACATAAGTATGCGTACGTATAAAAAGTAAAAATCTTGACATTCTATTCAATTATATAATCATCCGGTTATTTCACCAGTTTTGATATTTCTTTAAATGTATCGGTCCCCGCTTCCCGGCACAATTCAAAAAGGATAGATTCAACGCTGCCGGTTACCGCACCTTCATCACGCATGCGTTTGATCCCGATACGTCTGTTCTCCGGAGTACGGGACGATATACAGTCCTCGATAATTACAGGTGTATAACCTGAATATATCAGGTCAATAGCCGTCTGCATCACACAAATATGTGACTCCACACCAGCCATGATCACATACTGCTTATTATTCAATGCTAAATTTTCCATAAAAGCAGGATGATCACAGCAACTGAAACATACCTTTTCGATAGGATGTACCGGATCCAGTAATTTTCGCAAAGATTCGACTGTTTCACCCAACCCCTTTCGATATTGTTCCATCCACAACAATGGTACTCCCAAAATCTTCAAACCACGTACCAGAATCTGTATGTTCCGGATTATTTTCTCATGATCATGTATCACCGGAATCAAACGCTCCTGAACATCAACGATCAATCCGATACTTTTTTCTTTATCAATCCTCATAATACATATTTCATACAAAATAAGGGAAAAACATTGGATAAAATTTCCAGAAATTCAAAAATATTCATCTCTTCCGCTAAAAATTGAATACAAAAATTGTTCCTCAATTTCATATTACATTTTGATATGTATGTGAAATTCAAAAAAATAATTATATTTGCATAAAGGAAAAGTCACAGAAAAGAACACAAATTACTCATTGATAACACAATGCACAATTAATTGATAATTAAAATAATAGCATATTTTAAAAAACGACAAAAAAAGTAAAACCTTTTTTATCCAAAAACATCAATAAATTAACCATTTTATAATCATTTACCAAAAATTAAAAATATTGTTCTATTTTTGAAGTTGACACAATCATTAAATTTAAATATAAACAGAAACGAATCAACCTGTCCTGATAAGGAAGTAATTTCAATACCATTATTTTATTGTAACATTTTCCATAAATCATTCTGCTATGAAGAAAAAGGATAACAGTAGATCCGATTTTGCAATATTGGGTACCAAAAGACTTCGAACAGAAAACGCTAAATTACGAAGCGAGGTAGACAGATTATCCAAAATCAATTCAAGATACAAACAAATCATTTCAAACATTTCGAACAGTGTTATAGCTATTGATATGTCTGGAGATATTGTAGACGTTAGTTCGACCAGACGTGATTCTCATACCGGACATGAAAAAATGATCGGAAATTCATTCTGGGATAAATATGAAGAGTTAAATCTTACGGAAGATATGATCCCACATCCGGAAAACGAGGAGAAAATGACCTTATTATATAATGCAGCCCAACAAAAAAGCCGCAAGCTTCACCAAATCACTCAAAATAACAAGACATCTACACAAAGGTGTATTGATTATTTTATGATAAAAGACAACAATGAAGAACTCATTTGTATCGTAACAAAAAATATCACTTCAGAAATACAGCAAAATTGTGCCTGTCTGCAGGAAAATAATATCCGGAAACCGGATACAGTGCATGAAAAATATACCTCTGCAAATAAAGAATTAGAAAAACAAATAGCAGAAAAAAATAAGGCCATTAGTGATTTAAAAGAAAACAGGATGATCTTCACAGCTTTCTTTGAACAATCCCGCGAAGGCATTTTGCTTCTTGATAAAACAGGAAAGATTCAACGATGTAATAAAAATGCAGAGACATTTCTTTCCTTGAACAAGAAACAATGCATCGGAAAATATCTTTGGGATATAGCACAAACAACATTGGCTAATCCCAGGCAATATGATGATTATAAGGATCATTACAAAATAATGATAGAAGATATTATTAAAAGTAAAAAAAATGATATTTTCCATGAAGAATATAATTTCCGGATCACACATTCCGGGACGCCCCGTTATATCCATACAATCCTTTTCCCGGTTGTTGTGGATGAAGAAAAATATATAGGCGCAATATTACAGGACAAGACGGAAATATATTTTTATCAACAGGAAGTAAAGGATTATAATGAAGAATTGGAAGCACTGGTCCGTAAAAAATCCCAGGCCTTATATGAAAATGAACAAAAACTACGGACGCTTAGTGATAATTTCCCTAATGGATTCATATTCCGTTTCGAAAAAAATACAGAAACATCAGAAATAAAATTTACCTACCTCAGTAAAGGATTTACAAAAATAACAGGCTTGGATCGGGAAAGTGTAATGAAAGATCCCTACATCTTATTTGAGCGGATGCCCCCGGATAGCTTGAACAAATTAGCTGAAATAGATAATATCAAATCAATTGATTTTATTTCAACTGCATTCCTTGGCGAAAATAACCGGGAACATAACTGGTATCATGTATCCGGCATTACACATCCCCAAAACAACCACATATTGGTCAACGACGGATTTGTTATGGATGTTACGGAGCAGATGGCATATCGCGAGGCATTAGAATTCAGCGAACATCGCTTAAAAACCATTGTCAGCAAACTTCAGGATATGGTTCTTGTCATGGATGCAAACGGTATCATTTCGTATGTTACACCTTCCTGCCGCAGCATAATCGGGTATGAAACGGATGATATCATTAATCAATCCATTTTTAAATATATACATCCGGAAGACAATCAAACGGTCAACCAATACATTAACTATGTACAAACATGTAATGAATTACCCGAATGTAGATACCGGTTTTATAAATCCAATGGCGAAATTGCCGAAGTAAAAGCCGCTATTGTTAACATGCTGTATGATCCTTATGTAAACGGACTGGTGGTTACCCATACCGATATTACTAAGCAAGTAGAAACTCAAAGACGTATGGAAAGAAGCCTGTTACGCCATCGCCTGTTAAATAACATATTAATACCCCTACAAAGGACTGAAGTGATTGACCCTGTGATACAAAATGCAATCAATCAATTCGGAAAATTTCTGAATATAGCCTGTATATCAGTATATGAGTTCGCTGATGATCTGAAAATCATGAAATGCCTGTTTGACTGGAGTGAAAATGATATATCTATTGTATCAAAAACATTCATGATTGAAGATGGAATCATATCCGAGGAAGTGACCATAGATCGTTTCTGGGAAAATGAGATCATCCACATCACTAATTTTAACCGGGTCAGTAAAGATGTAGTACTCCTCTTAAAAAGACGGAAGATCGAATCAACATTATTGATCCCATTATTTGTAGATGGGGGTATTTTCGGAATGGTTTCTTTTTCTGTTTGCGGAAAACGGGAATGGAAACATGACGAGGAAAGCCTTTTCCTTAGTTTCTCCCAAATATTGTCAAGCGCCCTTCAAAAGCAGAAAGCCGCAGCTTCTGAACTGGCTGCTCAACGCTATATTGCCCGGAACCTGGAACGACAGGAATTATTAAACAGGATTTTGACTCCTCTTCAGAAAGCAAAAAATATGGGTCAGAATATCCAGAAAGCATTAGGTGAGATCGGTCGTTATACCAATGTGAGCAGAGTATCAGTGCATGAAATAAGCAATGATATGATGTATTGGACCTACAGCTATGAGTGGTGCAATACAGGTATTGAACCTCAAATCGACAAATTTAAACGCCATTCATATGATACATACCGCTTTCTATTCCAATCACTGAAATCCGGACAATCTTTTTGCGTGTACGATGTAGAGAAGGCATCTCCTCCACTCAATGAAACACTAATGGTACAGGGGATCTGTTCTATCCTTTTCATACCCTTGTATATGGACGGTATCCTGAAAGGATGTATCAGCATCAGTGAATGCAGCTTTAAACGGCAATGGACGGATGATGAAATATCTCTTCTTAAAGGATTTGCACAAATATTGTCCAACTCCCTGCAGAAATTAAAAACCGAAATAAGCAAAGAAAATGCCCTTATGTCAATGATTACGGTTTTAGACAATACACCCCTGCATATCTATGTAACGGATGTCGTCAATAATGAATTATTGTTTGCCAACCAGAGAGTAAGAAAGACCATACACAACAGCATTGTTCATTCTTCCATCAATGATATTTATGGAGAAATTCCTGAAGAATTACAAAACGACAGGTCACACGATGTGGTGGCTTATGAACACTACAATCCGGGTAACAATATCTGGTTGCAGCAAAATGCCCTGAATTTTCAATGGATTGATGGGCGAATGGCCCATATCGTTACAGGAATCGATATTACCCAGCGGAAAAAAATGGAATTGGACTTAATAGAAGCAAAAAATAAAGCCGAAGAATCAGACAGGTTAAAATCTGCATTCCTGGCCAATATGTCGCATGAGATCCGTACACCCATGAATGCGATCATTGGTTTTTCCCAGTTAATTGTAGAAGAACATAGCTCCGAAGAAGGCAAGCAATACTCAGGTATCATTAAAGATAATTGTGATTTACTGCTCAAATTGATTGACGATATCATTGAATTATCAAAAATCGACTCGAATCAGGTGGATATTTCTTTAACATTTTGTGATTTGAACATTTTTCTAGATGAACTTGACGTTTTCTATAAAGAAGAATTACAAATCAGAAAAAAAAATGAGGTGAAGTTCATCTGCCACAAAACACCACAACTACCTGTCATTCTAACAGATACAATAATTTTGCGGCAAATCCTGGATAATTTACTGGATAATGCCATTAAATTTATTGATAAAGGACACATTAAAGTAACATGTGATATTCCCGATGACGGGTACATCCATTTTACAGTTTCGGATACCGGTATCGGTATCCCAGAAAACAAACAAGGGATCATTTTCGAACGTTTCCGGCAGGCGAAAGACAACAATATCCGGAACCTTTCCGGAACCGGATTAGGATTATCCATTTCTAAAAGTCTGGTACGACTGCTTGGTGGTGATATCCATTTCGATTCGAAGGAAGGAGAAGGGACATCTTTTCATTTTACCGTTCAACATCAATCTGTTGAATAAAATCAATACCTTACTGAATAAAAAAGAAGATATCCGTTTGGATATCTTCTTTTTTTAAAGCATTCACTCAGGGTCATTAATAATAATAGCCCAGCTTGAAATCAGCTATCTGCATGGTATTACTGGCTGAAGTCCATAAATCATACCTTACTTTGACATATTTGTAGGTAGATGTTACAGGAAGTGGTACATTTCCGCTTTCCATATTAGCTCCGGGAGCAAATACGCCTTTATCAGTCGGTTGAGTGGAATCGGCCGTTGAGCTTGTAGGTACAATCGGTTCGGCATTGATCTGCGTCCATTTGCTTTCATCTGTAATACAATCATCATCATTACTACCAAAGAAAGTTACACCCTGTGGTTTCAGACCAGCTCCGTTGCCTCCGTTTTCTCTGTAACGCATACTGAAATAATTAAATTGCTGAGGTGTAGTCGGATCCAAACGGATAATGAACCATGGCTTTTCATTGGGTTCAGTAATGCTGACTCCACCATTACTATGTGTGGCACCATCGGTAGCATCAGTACCGATACCTTTTACCATCGACAGATATGTGCGGCTGTCACTGTCAAAATGAGCACTTGGGCTGTTGGTCCCATCACCGGAAGTATTACTGAGTGCAGCGTTATTGTATGGTAAAAGATGTGACAAATACGGAGACTTATTCTTGTCATTTACCGATGATTTATAATTCACAGTCGCTATAGGATTTCCGGTTTCCTTATCTGTTTCCGGATCTGCATACCAATTGGTTCTATCCATATCAAAATACCTTGCTGTTGTATATTCCTGCATGGTAGTTGATACCGAAACATCATCAAATTGATATAATCTGAGACAATTGACTACAAGCGCATTATAGTCTGTTAATGTAATCGTATTGGAGGTAGTGGATTGCGATTTTTCTTCACCTGTTGTGATATCAACCCACCGGAATTCATAACCGGTCCAATAGCCATCATTTGGTACAGGCAAAGTAAAACTATTGGTCGGTTTATCAAATCCGGCATCTATTTCCGCTTCCGTTGCATTCATTACAAAATACTGCCAGGGGGACTGAAAAATGTCAGTGCCGCCTTCTTCTGGAATATAAGAAGTACGGTAACGGAACGAGCTTGCTTTGAAATCATTCAGGTAACCTACAGTATCAGAAGAATTGATTTGTACGAAAAAAGCATTGCCGTCCTGTTTCCACTCAAAATCCGTATATAAGACAGTCTGGTCGGCATTTTCCCTGTATACGATCTTCCGGTCTGCGCCAATCTGGTCATTTTTGATAATATTCCGGTTATTCAGGTATGATTCCCATACGGAACCGTACACTGTCGCAGTTACCGAAGTAGGAACAGAAGTATTACCTTCATCGTCCAGAATATATACTTCAAAAATATAAGAAGCTTCAGCCAGATCATTAATATAGAAATCTGTTGCTACAGAAGGATCAAATGGTTGCGTGTGGTGTCCTTGTTTATTCGACCAGTATATTTCAGCCTTAACACCACGTGGGTCTTCTAATTTAGGCCACATAAAACGGACACGGTTACGTTCGCCAATGGCTATTAACTCAGCTTCATCCAGTTTGGCAAGATAAGTGATCGGTCCATCGTCTACAAAATCTTTATAATTATCGTCTATAGGCGAACAGGCACCTGCAAGAACGATCAGGAATAAGAATAAATATCTGATATTATTCATGTTTTACAAATTAATATGAATGAAAATTTATTTATCTGAACCGAAAACACTTATTTCAGCCATCATAACTGCATTGGCTATTGTATTGGTAGAGAAGCATTTCAAAACCTGGATGCGTATATACCTGACTTTTCCGTCCGTAGCATCCAATGCCATTTCATGCCCTGCTTCTATCAATGCATCATCTTCAGCAGAACGGTCGTTATTTCCGGGATACGGCTCGAATGAGCCGTCGGCGCGGGAAATGTAGAAGATACCCAGATCCAGCCAGGCGGTGGGATCATTGATATCATCCACCAGTTCAGTAGGATCACTACCATTATATGTAGATGCGAATACGCGTACAATCTGCGGATGCCCGTTACGGAACTTATTGGCAGCGTCATTCCTGGGCCATATCAGTAAACGGCTCAGCATATACTGGGCTCCGAGATCAATGGTCACATGCTGCGGGAATGGGGCCAGGGGCTTGGTATGATAGCATGCTCCTGATGTGTGGCTTCCATCCCATAAATATCTGACTCCGGTGGTGGAACCGCTCCAGGTATGCATCTTATGCCCCCAGAAATTTGAAGGTAGTAATTGGCCAGTCTGGTCAGGTACAAAAGAACCATCACCATCCAGGTTGCACAACGCTACTTCTGCAAATTTATTCTTGGGTAATTCCATTTCAAACCAGGGTTTAACCGAGGCCTCTTTCATCGGGGACCAGTGTCCCCAGCGGTCGCGGACCTGTACGCCAAAATGTTGTAGTGTATCTGCCGCATGCCCTTTGTTATAGAATTGTATATTCGGACTTATCAAATAATCGGTACCTACTTCGACATATTCGTTCATTACGGTATCTTTTTTAAAGGTACGGAAAGTAAGTTTCGCCATCGTTTCATTTTCAGAAACAACACGGACACCTAAAAAGTAAGGCAGGATATTCATTTCATCATATGCAACCAGGTATGGAGGACGAGCCGGATTGACGGTCGCCTCTACCGGTTCGGAATAGGTTCCGCCGTCGCTGATGGAATACAGTTTTACATTATATGTACCTTCGGCGCCAAAACCGTCCACCAGGATAGAGTCGGTATAGAACGAGGCTGTGGCATCGTATTCGATGCCGTCATCGGTGGTCCATACAGCTTTTACATACTTCAGATGCTTGTCGTTCGGGCGGTCGTAATAAATAACGGAAGCCCCGCTGATATCCCTGACCCCGGTAACCGTTACCTGTTTCGGAACTTCGGTACTCCCCTTAGGAGTGTTTAAATCATCTTCTTTACAAGAATAAAGCCATAAACAGGCTGTAATAAATAGAATAATATATCGTGTCATTATTATATAATTAAAAGGTTACCAACCGTAATTTTGAAGTGTATTACTGTTTCGCAGAATTTCTCCGTCATGTATCGGCCAGAAATAATCCTTAGGGGTAAATTTACGGGTATATATCCATGTTTCGGAAAAATATTCCACAGGGTCTGATGCGGTCAGGTTCCAACCGGTAATCGGTTTATTGTATTCGCTCATAGCTGTTTTCCAGCGACGGATATCCCAGAAACGGTGTCCTTCAAATACAAATTCGATCAATGTTTCCTGTTGGATAATATCCCTGAGGCCGGCTTGGCGCGTATATTTTCCGGGATCATTGGAATAATTGTTCCATGACTCGGCTACTCCTTTCAGACCGGCTCGATCCCTTACTATATCGATATAACTAATGGCCTCATTCCTTGCATCCTGTGTATTATATGCTTCGTTAAGCGCTTCGGCATACATCAGATAAAGTTCAGGCAAACGAAAGGCCGGAAACGGATACAGGGTATAGGTTACCGTGGTAGATGCGGAACATACGGTCAGCCAGTGAAGTTGTTTTTTAGGCCACATACCGGTCATATTCCATGAATGCCCGATTTGATTTTGGGTATATTCACCGGCACGGGCATGGGGCGCCTGCCCTGTTTCACTGGTGTTGCCCTGACCGAACCAGATGCCGCGGTCGAAACCAACACTGGCATACAAACGGGGTTCACGGTCGAAAAACATTCCGGCTGTCCGTTCGCCTGTCTGCAGGTAATACAATTGGTCGAGACCGGCGACACGGGGTGTGAAACGTTCGTTATAATTCCACGTTTTGTCTTCGGTGATCGGCACACCGTTCTTGGTATAAAATTGATTTACGATCTTCAATGGTACGGCATAATTGTTCCGGTTGGAGGTCTGTCCGCTGGCATTGGTCGCATTAAAATCCCTGGGATATGCCTGTAACTGGTATGCCTGTGGCCAGTTACGGGAATCGGCCCAGAGTACTTCCTCGTTCCACCTTTCCACAAATGATCCCCTGATACTGAGCTTAAGCCTCGTCTGTTCGGAAATATTACCAAATTGGGTACCGGTATAACGGTACAGCTTATCGATCCCTATATCGGGATTATGATAGAAATCAATGGCATCCTTACAAGCCTGTGCGGCGCGTACCCATAATTCCCTTCTTTCTTCTTCGGTTTTATTGGGATTGAAGATCTCGATACCCCGTTTATCCTTCAGGCCGATATAATCCGTATTACCATTGTACAAAGGGCTTGCAAAAGTCACCAGCATTTTGGCTTTCATCATCAGCGCTACCCCCCTGGTGATCCGCCCTAACTCGGTTGCCTGATCCTGAACTGTGACCATCAGGTGGTTACGATTGATAGTAGCGTCAATTTTACTGATGCAATATTCCACACATTCGTCCATGGTATTACGAAATACATGGGTAGTCTCAGTGTCATCCTGTACATCCAGGTTCACATCCTTAATAGGAATAGGCCCGTACATCCTGATCAGAAAAAAATGCAACCAGGTTTTGATTACTTCAACTTCAGCTATCCAACGATTTCGTTCATCTTCGGTCATATCGGGAACACGCCCGATATTGGCAAGAAAGATATTACAATCGCTGATACCACGGTAGAGTGGTTTTCCACCCAAATTATCTGATGTCCGCCAAAAATCAAAGTACGGATTATTGGACCTTTGATTACCTAAAGCAAGGTATTTGGCATTGTTGGCCGCTGTATATTCGGTAGCCAACCAGATTTCATCGCCGCCCAGCAATGTAGGGTCTCCGTCGTATCCCCCGACAGCCGGCAAATATGAATAGCAGGTAAAAAAGAACTTTTCAGCCTGCGAACGCATTGAAAATGCGTTATCCTCAATGGTGGCGATCATATCGGGTACGATATCGAGGTAGTCGCACGCCGAAGCCATACAAACCGATAAAATGATAATGATATGTTTTATTTTTTTCATTGTTCTATGATTAAAATGTGATAAAAATACCCAGGTTATAGGTACGCTGAATAGGATATGCCAGTCCGTTACCGGCCATTTCCGGATCCCAATCTTTGAATTTGCTAAAATAAAATACATTATTGCATGTAGCGTATACACGTAAGGTACTCATGTGTATTTTCTGGGTGATTCTTTCGGGTAAGGTATAGCCCAGTTCTACCGATTTAAGACGCAGAAACGATCCGTCACGCAGGAACCATGTATTATTTTGATCATTGTGTGTAACCTGAGTTCTTGCAGTTGCCAGGCGCGGCCATGTCGCATAAGGATTACGGTTGGATTCACTCCAGTAATCGTCGGCAATAAATTGCATCAGTGAATTATGTCCTACTACGCTTCCAGGATTACCATTGGTGCCTGTAGTATTAAAGAAAGGCGATGTTGAATTATAATTAATCATAAACGACCGGCGATGGAGTCCGTTAAAGAAAAAGGAAAAATCGAATCCCTTATATCCCATGGAAGCGCCGAACCCATATTGTATTTCAGGTTTAGAAGGATAGCCGATGGGTGCCATGTCGCGATCGCTGATAACACCATCACCGTTCAGGTCACGATATTTAATATCGCCGGCCCGTACCTGGGTGCTACCGAATTGTTGAGGGGAATTGACAACATCGGCATCATCGATAAACAGTCCTTCCGCCAGATAGCCATATATCTGGTCAACATTATTCCCTATGCGTAACTTCCACCATTCCGTTTCATAATCATAATCTTCATACTTGGTATATTTATTTTTGGTATATGTGAAATTGATACGGCTCTGTACCCAGAAATTGCCTGCGGTTAAACTTTGTGTGACGGAAAGATCCGTCCCCTTACCTTTTACTTCACCCAGATTTGCCTTCGGATTCACCCATAAGCCCATAGAATAGGGAATAGTCGTACGATCCTGCAGGATATTCGTCCGTTTTTCGGTAAAGTATTCCCAGACAATGTCTAAATTTCCAAAGAGGGATAATTCCATAGCTATATTCGCTTTGTGGGATACTTCCCAGGTAATATCGGGATCGGCATACCGGCTGATAGAAATACCGGGACGGATATAACCATTCTGCTCGTAGCCGAATCTATAAGCAGTACTGCCTGAATTAAGGCTCACATCCGAAAGGTAGAGGAAACGCTCTCTACTTATATTGTCATTACCTACAAGCCCATAAGAACCACGGAATTTTAACTGGGTGATCGTTGATTTCAATGGTGCGAAAAATTCCTCGTTAGAAACCATCCATCCTGCGCTGATAGATGGAAAAAATCCCCAGCGATGCTTGGTGGAAAACCGCTCGGAACCATTGTATCCGAAGTTACCTTCTACGAAATACCTGCTTTTATATCCGTATGATAACCTTCCGGCCAGGCCCACATTCCTGAAAGGCAATGATCCTAATACGGTTCCTGATGAAGTAGCAGGAACTGTCCTATTTCGCAAGGTAAAAATCAATTGGGCGCTCACATCATGTATATCCTGAAAGGTCTGGGTATAAAGGGCGGCCGATTCAAAATAGGTGGTTTTTATAATTTCCGGGAGAGAAATGAATGATGACAGACTTTCCCCATCGGCGTCCGGATTAATGATCGCCACCTCGTATTCTCCGGTCAGATAATTCTGATCGATTAATTTATAAAAATACGGATCATACTCACGTGCTATCTGGTCCGTTGCCTCCCGTTTGGTATTAAATAACGCCCTGACAGAAAGTCCGTCAAGAAGAAAATCTAATTTCTGATTTAACTCCACTTGAGCGCCCATTACCGATTTACTGCGTTCACGGTACCCTTTCACCATTTCCGCATAAGGATTCAGGTACTGACCATCGCCGGCATTACCGAACATCGTGTGAGTTACATACCTATGGTCTTCGTCAACTGGATAATATGCGGGAAACAACACGGGGTTACTTTTCATGATCAGGTTGTACATATAGTTTCCTCCTGTTTGATCCTGCGGGGCATAAGGGCCTTCAAGGTCTTCAAAAGTTCCGTCCAACCTCACTTTCAATTCGGTCGTCTTGGTAACATTTATATTTACATTGGAACGTAAACTGTATACATCCAGTTTAATATTGTTG is from Bacteroidales bacterium and encodes:
- a CDS encoding TonB-dependent receptor translates to MKKKQAIILCFILSVFPFLVQANNNVFQGTVTIKGKILDVDVSPIPGASILIKGTTLGTATDMEGDYTLANVPVGSTLQFSSVGYVTQEIVVEANKTTINVQLLEDTQQLDEVTIVAFGTQKKESVVAAITTISPKNLKAPTSNLTTTFAGQMAGMISYQSSGEPGADNADFFIRGVTTFGYNADPLILVDNIEIDKTELARIQADDIESFSIMKDAAATALYGARGANGVIFIRTKEGHSGKAQFTIRYETTISQPAKEVKLADPVTYMKMHNEAIITRALGDPLLYSDEKIENTELGRYPILYPATNWRDELLKKQTLNQRVNVNIKGGGNVATYYVSAAYSRDNGVLKVDSRNNFNNNIKLDVYSLRSNVNINVTKTTELKVRLDGTFEDLEGPYAPQDQTGGNYMYNLIMKSNPVLFPAYYPVDEDHRYVTHTMFGNAGDGQYLNPYAEMVKGYRERSKSVMGAQVELNQKLDFLLDGLSVRALFNTKREATDQIAREYDPYFYKLIDQNYLTGEYEVAIINPDADGESLSSFISLPEIIKTTYFESAALYTQTFQDIHDVSAQLIFTLRNRTVPATSSGTVLGSLPFRNVGLAGRLSYGYKSRYFVEGNFGYNGSERFSTKHRWGFFPSISAGWMVSNEEFFAPLKSTITQLKFRGSYGLVGNDNISRERFLYLSDVSLNSGSTAYRFGYEQNGYIRPGISISRYADPDITWEVSHKANIAMELSLFGNLDIVWEYFTEKRTNILQDRTTIPYSMGLWVNPKANLGEVKGKGTDLSVTQSLTAGNFWVQSRINFTYTKNKYTKYEDYDYETEWWKLRIGNNVDQIYGYLAEGLFIDDADVVNSPQQFGSTQVRAGDIKYRDLNGDGVISDRDMAPIGYPSKPEIQYGFGASMGYKGFDFSFFFNGLHRRSFMINYNSTSPFFNTTGTNGNPGSVVGHNSLMQFIADDYWSESNRNPYATWPRLATARTQVTHNDQNNTWFLRDGSFLRLKSVELGYTLPERITQKIHMSTLRVYATCNNVFYFSKFKDWDPEMAGNGLAYPIQRTYNLGIFITF